The proteins below are encoded in one region of Paenibacillus albus:
- a CDS encoding sulfatase-like hydrolase/transferase has translation MGTESNQGSRPNVLWISLEDTSPRFGCYGDAVASTPNIDRLAEEGVRYTNAYSTAAVCSPSRAAIITGMYATSIGAHHHRTSAPEHTEYTPTPYEVVPPPYVKTFTEYLRANGYYCTNNEKTDYQFTAPITAWDDNGRTAHWRNRGDGQPFFAVFNLMNTHESGMWRTYDSLSTNPVAVSLPPYLPDTQKSREVLALHYDNIKLNDNRVGELLQQLEEDGLKDNTTVFIWSDHGEGLPRHKRWLYDSGIRVPLIIRWPGRIEPGTTNEQLVSMIDLGPTVLQLAEVPVPMHMQGQPFLKANAEVMPERKYVYAARDRHDEGYDMVRAVRDRQYKYIRNFYIEKPYFEWVPYGHYHGIMQEMWRLYALGELNPLQKALITGGRPPEELYDCVNDPHEIHNLAGDSNYSEVLTRLSGELDRWRTRVGDMGEIPEAQMANTMWPNGIQPVTAPVQFVPIAEGFPGTEDVPRGSEYIIKAPALLLLYCGTQGASIAYTLDDGEHPQWSLYTSPIIMAKGKGTTVVRAKAIRIGYQCSEESLVTIRCTS, from the coding sequence ATGGGGACCGAATCGAATCAAGGAAGCAGGCCAAATGTGCTTTGGATTTCATTAGAGGATACAAGTCCAAGGTTCGGCTGTTACGGAGATGCAGTCGCTTCCACTCCGAACATTGACCGACTGGCAGAAGAAGGCGTGCGTTATACGAATGCATATTCTACAGCTGCCGTTTGCTCGCCAAGCAGAGCTGCCATCATCACTGGCATGTATGCAACTTCAATTGGAGCGCATCATCATCGTACCTCCGCTCCGGAGCATACCGAGTATACACCTACGCCATATGAAGTTGTCCCTCCACCTTATGTAAAGACGTTTACCGAGTATCTAAGAGCAAATGGTTATTATTGTACCAATAACGAGAAGACGGATTACCAATTCACAGCTCCGATAACCGCATGGGATGACAACGGCCGTACGGCGCATTGGAGGAATAGAGGCGATGGTCAGCCTTTTTTCGCTGTATTCAATCTGATGAACACGCACGAAAGCGGAATGTGGCGTACGTATGATTCATTGTCAACGAACCCAGTGGCTGTCTCACTGCCTCCATATCTGCCTGATACGCAGAAGAGCCGAGAAGTGTTGGCGCTGCATTACGATAACATAAAACTAAATGACAATCGCGTAGGCGAGCTGCTGCAGCAATTAGAGGAGGATGGGCTGAAGGACAATACCACTGTGTTCATCTGGAGCGATCATGGAGAAGGGCTTCCGCGGCATAAGCGGTGGCTGTACGATTCCGGCATTCGGGTTCCGCTTATCATTCGCTGGCCGGGTCGCATCGAGCCGGGGACGACGAATGAACAATTAGTCAGTATGATTGACTTAGGTCCAACTGTATTGCAACTTGCCGAAGTGCCGGTGCCGATGCATATGCAGGGGCAGCCGTTCCTCAAGGCGAATGCGGAGGTTATGCCCGAGAGAAAGTACGTCTACGCTGCGAGAGACCGGCATGACGAAGGATACGATATGGTCCGGGCAGTGCGAGATCGGCAGTATAAGTACATACGTAACTTTTATATCGAGAAGCCGTACTTTGAGTGGGTTCCCTACGGGCATTATCATGGAATTATGCAGGAAATGTGGCGTCTGTATGCGCTTGGCGAGCTCAATCCGCTGCAGAAGGCTCTAATAACAGGTGGACGCCCGCCGGAGGAGCTCTATGATTGTGTGAACGATCCGCATGAGATTCATAATCTAGCCGGGGATTCGAATTATAGCGAAGTTCTTACCCGCTTGAGCGGGGAGCTGGATCGGTGGAGAACGCGAGTAGGTGATATGGGGGAGATCCCCGAAGCTCAAATGGCCAATACAATGTGGCCTAACGGCATTCAGCCGGTGACGGCCCCCGTGCAATTCGTCCCGATCGCGGAAGGCTTCCCGGGGACAGAGGATGTCCCAAGGGGGAGTGAATATATTATCAAGGCTCCAGCATTGCTCCTGTTATATTGCGGTACGCAAGGCGCTTCGATCGCCTATACATTGGACGATGGTGAGCATCCGCAGTGGAGTTTATACACGTCTCCGATTATAATGGCCAAAGGCAAAGGAACTACTGTCGTGCGTGCGAAAGCGATACGAATCGGATATCAGTGCAGTGAAGAGTCGCTGGTGACGATTCGCTGTACTTCATAA
- the infC gene encoding translation initiation factor IF-3, translating into MMIMNEQIKASEVLLTGINGEDLGIVTREEALALAKQYKVDLICTSLMSSPPPCKLISKGVAKQDASSQKREEKKKDQPLKAKEIRLTPHIEDHDYDTKLRQCEKLLASGNAVDLVVRIQGKEGAKAKELLEQLVKDLASSGKKETGIQLSGKQAAVRLLPV; encoded by the coding sequence ATCATGATCATGAATGAACAAATCAAAGCATCCGAGGTTCTGCTGACCGGCATAAACGGCGAGGATCTTGGTATCGTTACGAGAGAAGAGGCGCTCGCGCTTGCGAAGCAGTACAAGGTGGATCTGATCTGCACCTCACTCATGAGCAGCCCGCCGCCTTGCAAGCTGATCAGCAAGGGAGTGGCCAAGCAGGATGCTTCGTCGCAGAAGCGTGAGGAGAAGAAGAAGGATCAGCCGCTGAAGGCGAAGGAGATCCGGTTGACGCCGCATATCGAAGACCATGACTACGACACGAAGCTGCGCCAGTGCGAGAAGCTGCTCGCTTCGGGCAATGCGGTCGATCTCGTCGTTCGCATTCAAGGCAAAGAAGGCGCCAAAGCGAAGGAGCTGCTGGAGCAGCTAGTGAAGGATCTTGCCAGCAGCGGCAAGAAAGAGACGGGCATCCAACTGAGCGGCAAACAGGCTGCCGTCCGGCTGCTGCCAGTGTAG
- a CDS encoding HAD family hydrolase: MTIKAIIFDFDGTLMDTETCAYDAICKVYKHYGQELALEKWAICIGTVNSPFDPYDHLQELAGRPLDRDQLKKHFDQLHDEELLSATLRAGVLEILDEAKRLGLRIALASSSDRAWIDRHLKEQGIADYFEVICTRDDVLRAKPDPALYLLALERLGLSADEAVAVEDSLNGLTAAKLAGLRAIAVPNPVTAQMNLSQADVMLDGFEGIVLEELLRKLAK, translated from the coding sequence ATGACGATAAAAGCTATTATTTTTGATTTTGACGGTACGCTGATGGATACGGAAACATGCGCTTATGATGCGATTTGCAAAGTGTACAAGCATTACGGGCAAGAGCTTGCGCTGGAGAAGTGGGCGATCTGTATCGGAACGGTGAACAGCCCATTCGACCCGTACGATCACTTGCAGGAGCTGGCAGGCAGACCGCTTGACCGGGATCAATTGAAAAAGCATTTCGACCAGCTGCATGACGAGGAGCTGCTTAGCGCGACGCTGCGGGCAGGTGTGCTAGAGATATTGGATGAGGCGAAGCGTCTTGGGCTGCGCATCGCTCTTGCATCCAGCTCGGACCGGGCATGGATTGACCGGCATTTGAAGGAACAGGGCATCGCCGATTATTTCGAAGTCATCTGTACGAGAGACGATGTGCTGCGTGCGAAGCCGGACCCTGCGTTGTATCTGCTCGCGTTGGAGCGGCTCGGCCTATCGGCTGATGAAGCGGTGGCGGTCGAAGATTCGCTGAACGGACTGACCGCGGCTAAGCTTGCGGGCTTACGGGCGATTGCCGTGCCGAATCCGGTAACAGCCCAGATGAATCTGTCGCAGGCTGATGTGATGCTGGATGGTTTTGAAGGGATCGTACTAGAGGAGCTGCTTCGCAAACTGGCCAAGTAG
- a CDS encoding PspA/IM30 family protein, translating into MGLLNRIFNITQAAANELLDKLESPAMMLNQYVRGMNDDIAKTEQELIKQEATAKNMAQQAQEASVMAEHCEAKALDAMRAGLEGQARESLTAKLHYVEKANEYTQWHESAKQRVAELTRQLELAREEQEKLLKKREELQSRIQQAAAKSRSSMPNFSFGRNDFEGGFASRGFQRIEEKISQWEAHLELNRRNPYSASTSAYGTPSATAPQTTNQSLVDEQMDLLRKKLPNDNA; encoded by the coding sequence ATGGGATTGTTAAACCGTATATTCAATATTACACAGGCAGCTGCCAATGAGCTGCTCGATAAGCTGGAAAGCCCTGCGATGATGCTCAATCAATATGTTCGCGGCATGAATGATGATATTGCGAAGACGGAGCAAGAGTTAATCAAGCAAGAGGCGACTGCGAAGAACATGGCGCAGCAAGCGCAAGAAGCGTCCGTAATGGCGGAGCATTGCGAAGCGAAAGCTCTGGATGCCATGAGAGCCGGGCTTGAAGGACAGGCACGCGAATCGTTGACAGCCAAGCTTCATTATGTAGAGAAAGCAAATGAGTATACGCAGTGGCATGAGAGTGCAAAGCAGCGTGTTGCCGAGCTGACTCGCCAGCTGGAGCTTGCCCGCGAGGAGCAGGAGAAGCTGCTGAAGAAGCGCGAGGAACTGCAATCCCGGATTCAACAAGCAGCAGCAAAATCCCGCTCATCGATGCCTAACTTCAGCTTCGGCCGAAATGACTTTGAAGGCGGCTTCGCTTCGCGCGGCTTCCAACGCATTGAAGAGAAGATCTCGCAATGGGAAGCTCATCTGGAGCTGAACCGCCGCAACCCATACAGCGCAAGTACAAGCGCATATGGAACGCCGTCCGCAACTGCACCGCAAACCACGAATCAATCGCTGGTCGATGAGCAGATGGACTTGCTGCGCAAGAAGCTGCCGAACGATAACGCATAA
- a CDS encoding PspC domain-containing protein, which translates to MKKLYRSTLDRKITGLAGGIGDWLGVDATIVRIVLIASGVFSFGTTLLLYVIASILVPKAPFEVIPPPPPNGSYRYFG; encoded by the coding sequence ATGAAGAAACTTTATCGTTCAACCTTGGATCGCAAAATCACCGGTCTTGCCGGCGGGATTGGCGATTGGCTAGGCGTTGACGCAACTATCGTCCGAATCGTACTGATCGCCTCCGGTGTATTCAGCTTCGGGACAACGCTGCTGCTGTACGTCATCGCAAGCATTTTAGTACCAAAGGCGCCATTCGAGGTTATCCCTCCACCGCCGCCAAACGGTTCTTACCGTTACTTTGGATAA
- a CDS encoding glycoside hydrolase family 18 protein, giving the protein MQIHVVQAGQTLYRIAQTYGVPVESITEANEISPNNTLVIGQALVIPIVGQYYWVQQGDTLTSIARRFGTTASAIATANRISLTAPLNLGLRLYIPPAPKRNAAVNAYIEPRGGSVSDALIRAARDAAPHLTYLAPANFRINRDGTLTPPPLDDLSSIARSQRVAMMMTVTNMENEQFSAELGTLILNDQALQNKLIANILEMAKRLGYRDIHFDIEHLRAEDREAYNRFLRKAVVPIHAAGLSMSTALAPKTSASQQGAWYSGHDYKAHGQIADFVIIMTYEWGYSGGPPMPVSPIGPVRSVLEYALTEIPADKIMMGQNLYGYDWTLPYVHGGAYAKAISPQAAITLARERGAAIQYDYTAQAPHFTYWDDDHKEHRVWFEDARSIQAKFNLLKELHLRGISYWKLGLSFPQNWLLLEDNFKVTKLLP; this is encoded by the coding sequence TTGCAGATTCATGTTGTTCAAGCGGGACAGACGCTTTACCGGATTGCCCAAACGTACGGCGTGCCGGTAGAATCCATTACGGAAGCGAATGAGATATCCCCCAACAATACACTCGTGATTGGACAGGCATTAGTGATTCCAATCGTCGGGCAGTATTATTGGGTGCAGCAGGGCGACACGCTTACTTCTATTGCTCGCAGATTCGGTACAACCGCGAGTGCGATCGCAACCGCGAACCGCATCTCGCTGACTGCGCCGCTTAATTTGGGGCTGCGGCTGTATATTCCGCCGGCTCCTAAGCGTAACGCTGCCGTGAATGCATACATCGAGCCGCGAGGCGGGAGCGTATCGGATGCGCTCATTCGAGCCGCTCGCGATGCTGCGCCTCACTTGACCTACCTCGCCCCAGCTAATTTCCGGATTAATCGCGACGGTACGCTCACTCCACCTCCACTTGACGATCTGTCTTCCATTGCCCGCAGTCAGCGTGTTGCGATGATGATGACCGTTACGAACATGGAGAACGAGCAATTTAGCGCGGAGCTCGGCACGCTGATCCTGAACGATCAAGCGCTGCAGAATAAGCTGATCGCGAATATTCTGGAGATGGCGAAGAGGCTCGGCTACCGCGATATCCATTTTGACATCGAACACTTGCGCGCGGAGGATCGGGAAGCCTACAACCGTTTCCTGCGCAAAGCAGTCGTTCCGATTCATGCAGCAGGACTGTCGATGTCCACCGCGCTTGCACCCAAAACGAGCGCCAGCCAGCAAGGGGCGTGGTACTCCGGACATGACTACAAGGCGCACGGACAAATTGCCGACTTCGTCATCATTATGACATACGAGTGGGGTTACAGCGGCGGTCCGCCGATGCCAGTCTCGCCAATCGGACCGGTTCGCAGCGTGCTGGAATATGCGCTCACCGAGATTCCGGCGGATAAGATTATGATGGGCCAGAATCTGTACGGCTACGATTGGACACTCCCTTACGTGCACGGCGGCGCTTATGCGAAAGCGATCAGCCCGCAGGCGGCGATTACCCTTGCAAGGGAGCGCGGCGCTGCAATCCAATACGATTACACGGCACAGGCGCCGCACTTTACCTATTGGGACGACGATCACAAGGAGCACCGGGTCTGGTTCGAGGATGCACGCTCCATCCAAGCAAAGTTCAATCTGCTGAAGGAGCTCCATCTGCGCGGCATCAGCTACTGGAAGCTTGGTCTTAGCTTCCCGCAAAACTGGCTGCTGCTGGAGGATAACTTCAAAGTGACGAAGCTGCTACCTTGA
- a CDS encoding guanylate kinase, whose translation MGEQQERELIFVFTGPDGSGRKTVADSVGSTLGIAKVISFATRKPRLGETNGQDYHFITPELYEQFDADGEFIESVSVNGNRYGLRAKDIAYNLKKNGSIFLILNPEGAHALKDTYGEKVVRIFIYADRRTVQQRQSVAGIDPAIIESNLNQYETAIRYQASCEHAFENYDLAHTVFDISNTLENYLQRNLEERD comes from the coding sequence ATGGGTGAACAGCAAGAACGCGAACTGATTTTTGTATTTACGGGACCTGATGGCTCTGGACGCAAGACAGTCGCAGACAGTGTGGGATCAACGCTCGGCATTGCGAAAGTAATCTCTTTTGCAACGCGCAAGCCGCGGCTCGGTGAGACTAACGGACAAGATTACCATTTCATCACACCTGAGCTGTATGAGCAATTTGACGCGGACGGCGAGTTTATTGAAAGCGTATCCGTGAACGGGAACCGTTACGGCTTACGGGCCAAGGACATTGCGTACAACCTGAAGAAGAACGGCAGCATTTTTCTGATTCTTAACCCCGAAGGCGCACACGCGCTGAAGGATACGTACGGCGAAAAGGTCGTTCGCATCTTCATTTACGCTGATCGGCGGACGGTGCAGCAGCGCCAGAGTGTAGCGGGGATCGATCCAGCAATTATCGAATCCAATTTGAATCAATATGAAACCGCGATACGGTACCAAGCAAGCTGTGAGCATGCTTTTGAAAACTACGATTTGGCCCATACCGTCTTCGATATTTCGAACACGCTGGAGAACTACCTGCAGCGTAATCTCGAAGAACGTGATTAG
- a CDS encoding AraC family transcriptional regulator, giving the protein MPTYMDNMISPLPLRLFDSMVDITKLRVKSLTIIHAGHLPGRTLQRGKTKFDHWAFVYISAGRGYFQAGDGERQTVEAGSLFCFYPGVVFQYGPEKNGFWDEYYFTIEGERIQEWIANWYKQPELVKHIGTDESFFSKIELIFQLIDSAVPANQDRAALALESLLFDMMLRWDSPETDSRSLFVHKVIDDLSESIYQPLDTAALAARHHISIPTLRRIVHGYTGYPLGEYLHRLKVAEAKKLLVSTDKTVNEIASLLGYSDMFYFSRVFKKMTDTAPRTYRGRMG; this is encoded by the coding sequence ATGCCAACCTATATGGACAATATGATCAGTCCATTGCCGCTTCGCCTATTTGACTCGATGGTCGATATTACGAAGCTGCGCGTCAAATCGCTCACGATTATTCATGCCGGACATTTGCCGGGACGAACGCTGCAGCGGGGGAAGACGAAATTCGATCACTGGGCGTTCGTCTATATCAGCGCAGGCCGCGGATACTTCCAAGCCGGCGATGGCGAACGGCAGACCGTTGAAGCCGGATCGCTCTTCTGCTTCTACCCAGGCGTTGTGTTCCAATATGGCCCCGAGAAGAACGGCTTCTGGGACGAATACTATTTCACTATAGAGGGCGAGAGAATCCAGGAGTGGATCGCTAACTGGTACAAGCAGCCGGAGCTCGTTAAGCATATTGGAACGGACGAAAGCTTTTTCAGCAAAATCGAGCTCATCTTCCAGCTTATCGACAGCGCCGTACCCGCCAACCAAGACCGGGCAGCCCTCGCGCTGGAGTCGCTGCTGTTCGATATGATGCTCCGCTGGGACAGCCCCGAGACAGACAGCCGCTCGCTGTTCGTTCACAAGGTCATCGACGACTTGTCCGAGTCGATCTATCAACCGCTCGATACGGCTGCGCTTGCGGCGCGCCATCATATCTCCATCCCTACACTGCGCCGAATCGTCCATGGTTATACCGGATATCCGCTTGGCGAATATCTTCACAGGCTCAAGGTGGCGGAAGCGAAGAAGCTGCTGGTCAGCACAGACAAGACCGTTAATGAGATTGCTTCGCTGCTCGGCTATTCGGATATGTTTTATTTTTCGCGCGTGTTCAAGAAGATGACCGATACTGCCCCGCGAACGTATCGGGGACGCATGGGCTGA
- a CDS encoding Gfo/Idh/MocA family protein encodes MTNTQEKLHIGVVGAGSISGAHLGAYEANPNVVLVAICDKNEERARAAADKYGAAKVYTDYHELLADPSIDAISVCTWNNTHAEITIAALEAGKHVLCEKPLTKTVADAERVAAAVEASGKLLQVGFVRRYASSVEVLKRFIDAGDLGEIYYAKATCLRRLGNPGGWFSDKERSGGGPLIDLGVHIIDICWYLMGRPKVKSVTGNAYKKLGNRSHIKNLDFYKAADYDAERNDVEDLANAIIRFENGASLMVDVSFALHAQKDEISVKIYGDKGGAEVEPALVIMGEQHNTIVNLTPQIDHKTFDFVDAFGREIGHFVNSCLGKVETLSPVQDGVEVTRMLCAIYESAATGKEIIFE; translated from the coding sequence ATGACGAATACTCAAGAGAAGCTTCACATTGGCGTTGTAGGAGCTGGATCCATCTCCGGCGCGCATCTAGGTGCATATGAAGCAAACCCGAATGTCGTGCTAGTTGCAATTTGCGATAAGAATGAAGAGCGCGCACGCGCGGCGGCGGACAAGTACGGCGCAGCCAAGGTGTACACCGATTACCATGAACTGCTTGCTGATCCTAGCATTGATGCGATTAGTGTATGTACTTGGAACAACACGCATGCTGAGATCACAATTGCTGCGCTTGAAGCGGGCAAGCATGTGCTTTGCGAGAAGCCGCTCACGAAGACGGTTGCAGACGCAGAACGCGTAGCCGCTGCAGTTGAAGCATCGGGCAAGCTGCTGCAGGTTGGCTTCGTACGCCGTTATGCTTCCAGCGTAGAAGTGCTGAAACGCTTCATTGACGCTGGCGATCTTGGCGAAATCTATTACGCGAAGGCAACTTGCCTGCGCAGACTTGGCAACCCAGGCGGCTGGTTCTCCGATAAGGAACGCTCCGGCGGCGGCCCGCTGATTGACCTTGGCGTCCATATTATTGATATTTGCTGGTACTTGATGGGCCGTCCGAAGGTGAAATCGGTCACTGGCAATGCGTACAAGAAGCTTGGCAACCGTTCGCATATTAAGAACCTGGACTTCTACAAAGCAGCTGACTACGACGCGGAGCGCAATGACGTTGAGGATTTGGCGAATGCGATTATCCGTTTCGAGAACGGCGCTTCCTTGATGGTCGACGTCAGCTTCGCGCTGCATGCGCAGAAGGACGAAATTTCGGTGAAGATCTATGGCGACAAAGGCGGCGCAGAAGTTGAACCTGCACTTGTCATTATGGGAGAGCAGCACAATACGATTGTGAACCTGACACCGCAAATCGATCACAAGACGTTTGATTTCGTAGATGCATTCGGACGCGAAATCGGCCATTTCGTTAATAGCTGCCTCGGTAAAGTGGAGACGCTGAGCCCGGTTCAAGACGGCGTTGAAGTGACGCGCATGCTGTGTGCGATTTATGAGTCTGCTGCTACCGGAAAAGAAATTATTTTTGAATAG
- a CDS encoding sugar phosphate isomerase/epimerase family protein: MAIQLTNKIGVIVDSFGIGVRDGLLKAKEVGAEGVQIYAVSGEMDPANLNAAARRELRSYIDGLGLEISALCGDLGGHGFQDGAANAEKVEQSKRILDLAVDLGTNVVTTHIGIVPDDRNGAIYTAMQEACEELGQYAKSLNSYFAIETGPEPAAHLKSFLDTLSTNGVSVNFDPANMVMVTGDDPVQGVITLKDYIVHTHVKDGKRMRIVDPRQVYGFLGYQKMTHEHIAEMAAAGADFEEVPLGEGGVDFDAYFAALQSIGYKGYLTIEREVGAKPELDIRKAVEFIKRYR, from the coding sequence ATGGCGATTCAATTAACGAACAAAATCGGCGTTATCGTCGACAGCTTCGGCATTGGCGTGCGTGACGGATTGTTGAAGGCGAAGGAAGTCGGCGCGGAAGGCGTGCAAATCTATGCCGTATCCGGCGAGATGGACCCGGCGAATCTGAATGCGGCGGCAAGGCGCGAGCTGCGTTCGTATATCGACGGACTTGGCCTCGAAATTTCGGCGCTGTGCGGCGACCTCGGCGGCCACGGCTTCCAGGACGGAGCGGCTAATGCAGAGAAAGTCGAGCAGTCCAAGCGTATTCTCGATCTTGCCGTTGACCTCGGTACGAACGTCGTAACGACGCATATCGGTATCGTACCGGATGATCGCAATGGCGCGATCTACACGGCGATGCAAGAAGCTTGCGAAGAGCTGGGCCAGTACGCGAAGAGCCTGAACTCGTATTTTGCGATTGAGACAGGACCGGAGCCGGCTGCTCACCTGAAGAGCTTCCTCGATACGCTCAGCACGAACGGCGTGTCCGTAAACTTCGATCCGGCAAACATGGTTATGGTTACGGGCGACGACCCGGTGCAGGGCGTCATTACGCTCAAAGATTATATTGTGCATACGCATGTGAAGGACGGCAAACGGATGCGCATCGTTGATCCGCGCCAAGTGTACGGATTCCTCGGCTATCAGAAAATGACGCATGAGCATATCGCTGAGATGGCTGCTGCCGGTGCGGACTTCGAAGAAGTGCCGCTTGGCGAGGGCGGCGTTGATTTTGACGCTTATTTTGCCGCGCTGCAGTCGATCGGTTATAAAGGATATTTGACGATTGAGCGCGAGGTTGGCGCGAAGCCGGAGCTCGATATTCGCAAAGCGGTTGAATTCATCAAAAGGTATCGTTAA
- a CDS encoding sugar phosphate isomerase/epimerase family protein, with protein MKIAVSVWSCHKYLYDGSWQNADFIDYAASIGAEGVELLSVFWNTERDLPAVREALARNNVKLACFGACNDFVKESAEEREAQLDDIKLAVDMAVELGAEVVRVFAGDRKEGISFEQGKGWIVEGLTAGAAYALEKGVVLCLENHGVFAGKSEQVEEIIAAVASPALRSTFDMGNFLLVDDVPQTAFEALKPFILHVHAKDFKLVGPEVTEGVYRSLDGRPFVGSVPTEGSVDVADIVSRLAGANYGGWMSVEYEGLEEQKTGTARAVDLLRKSVEGTRV; from the coding sequence ATGAAAATCGCAGTAAGCGTGTGGAGCTGCCACAAATATTTGTACGACGGTTCTTGGCAAAATGCCGACTTTATCGACTACGCCGCATCTATCGGCGCAGAAGGCGTTGAATTGCTGAGCGTGTTCTGGAACACGGAGCGCGATTTGCCGGCAGTACGTGAGGCGCTTGCGCGCAACAATGTGAAGCTGGCTTGCTTCGGCGCATGCAATGACTTCGTCAAGGAGTCGGCTGAGGAGCGCGAAGCTCAGCTCGACGATATTAAGCTGGCCGTTGATATGGCGGTAGAGCTTGGCGCAGAAGTGGTGCGCGTCTTCGCGGGTGACCGCAAGGAAGGCATTAGCTTCGAGCAAGGCAAGGGCTGGATTGTTGAAGGACTTACAGCCGGTGCGGCATATGCGCTTGAGAAGGGCGTCGTGCTTTGCCTCGAGAACCACGGCGTATTCGCGGGCAAATCGGAGCAAGTAGAAGAGATCATCGCTGCAGTCGCATCGCCGGCGCTGCGCAGCACATTCGATATGGGCAATTTCCTGCTCGTCGACGATGTGCCGCAGACGGCGTTCGAAGCGTTGAAGCCGTTTATCCTTCACGTGCACGCGAAGGACTTCAAGCTTGTTGGTCCGGAAGTGACTGAAGGCGTGTATCGTTCGCTGGACGGTAGACCGTTCGTCGGTTCTGTTCCGACAGAGGGCAGCGTCGATGTTGCTGACATCGTCTCGCGTCTGGCAGGAGCGAACTACGGCGGCTGGATGAGCGTCGAGTATGAAGGCTTGGAGGAGCAGAAGACCGGTACGGCAAGAGCGGTTGATCTGCTTCGTAAGAGCGTGGAAGGCACTCGCGTGTAA
- a CDS encoding alpha-E domain-containing protein translates to MNRNVEFLFWAGRYLERAEHYARVINAYYHKRYRSHETEVESEWEKLMFALGDAVGLKAAHSHMNEGTVMHYLTFERTNANSILSSLQQARSNLRALRQLLPDGLWEVINTCYLWLKDHDVNKVFTYPPYKFYKRTCEQLSLFNGIAEASMVRDQNWNFLQAGKSFERMRNTISMIRHSCGQLLQHSAASEQDWRYHQCQLLLKSCGGYEAFRQFHADKMNLDEAAYFLLHNAEFPRSVRYAISSLESCMEMNLPLHHLIEHLSHRANMVPKLIRSSDPDVMNLLQQMLDCCNMLSLLIAEDCFSVGEAHSLPKSPVLINE, encoded by the coding sequence ATGAATCGCAATGTCGAGTTTCTATTCTGGGCGGGACGGTACTTGGAGAGAGCGGAGCACTATGCCCGCGTTATCAACGCCTACTATCATAAACGTTATCGGTCGCATGAAACAGAAGTGGAGAGCGAATGGGAGAAGCTGATGTTCGCCTTAGGCGACGCAGTCGGTCTGAAGGCTGCCCATTCCCATATGAACGAAGGAACAGTTATGCATTACTTAACGTTCGAGCGGACGAATGCGAACAGCATCCTCTCGAGTCTGCAGCAAGCGAGGAGCAATCTGCGTGCATTGCGCCAGCTGCTGCCCGATGGGTTGTGGGAAGTCATCAATACCTGTTATTTGTGGCTGAAGGATCATGACGTCAACAAGGTGTTTACATACCCGCCTTACAAGTTTTATAAACGGACTTGCGAGCAACTCTCCCTGTTTAACGGCATTGCTGAAGCGTCAATGGTTCGCGACCAGAACTGGAACTTCCTGCAAGCAGGCAAATCGTTTGAGAGAATGCGGAATACGATTTCTATGATTCGTCACAGCTGCGGTCAACTTCTGCAGCACAGCGCAGCGTCCGAACAAGACTGGCGCTACCATCAGTGCCAGCTGCTGCTCAAGTCATGCGGAGGCTACGAGGCGTTCCGTCAATTCCATGCCGACAAAATGAATCTTGACGAAGCGGCCTACTTCCTGCTGCATAACGCCGAGTTTCCGCGTTCGGTTCGCTATGCCATCTCTTCGTTGGAGAGCTGCATGGAGATGAACCTACCACTACATCATCTGATCGAACACTTGTCTCATCGAGCGAACATGGTCCCCAAGCTTATTCGCTCTAGCGATCCGGACGTGATGAACCTGTTACAGCAGATGCTTGATTGCTGCAACATGCTAAGCCTGCTCATCGCTGAAGACTGTTTTTCGGTGGGCGAGGCGCACTCCCTGCCAAAATCCCCCGTTCTCATAAACGAGTGA